Proteins co-encoded in one Rudaeicoccus suwonensis genomic window:
- a CDS encoding aspartate carbamoyltransferase catalytic subunit has translation MRHLLSAADLSRDDALQLLETATAMHDVQHREVKKLPALRGRTVVNLFFEDSTRTRSSFEIAGKWLSADVINVSAKGSSVSKGESLRDTVMTVAAMGIDGLVIRHHASGAPQQVTQWVDAMVVNAGDGTHEHPTQALLDAYTMQTRLGDLDGRHVAIVGDLTHSRVVRSNLILLRTLGARVTLVAPPTLMPSGVGAWAAAEGFATSYDLDEVLPDADAVMMLRVQKERMSGGFFPTPREYTVGYGLTRERLARLAPHAVICHPGPMNRGLEITADAADSAQSLILDQVSAGVAVRMSVLYHLLGGSE, from the coding sequence ATGAGGCATCTGCTGTCCGCGGCTGACCTCAGCCGCGACGACGCACTCCAGTTGCTCGAGACCGCGACAGCGATGCACGACGTGCAGCACCGCGAGGTCAAGAAGCTTCCCGCCCTGCGTGGCCGCACGGTGGTCAACCTGTTCTTCGAAGACTCCACCCGCACACGCTCCAGCTTCGAGATCGCCGGCAAGTGGCTGTCCGCCGACGTCATCAACGTCTCGGCCAAGGGCTCCTCGGTCAGCAAGGGCGAGTCGCTGCGCGACACCGTCATGACGGTCGCCGCGATGGGTATCGACGGCCTGGTGATCCGCCACCACGCGAGCGGCGCTCCCCAGCAGGTCACGCAGTGGGTCGACGCCATGGTCGTCAACGCCGGTGACGGCACGCACGAGCATCCGACCCAGGCGCTGCTGGACGCCTACACGATGCAGACGCGGTTGGGCGACCTCGACGGTCGGCATGTCGCGATCGTCGGCGACCTGACCCACTCTCGTGTCGTGCGCAGCAACCTGATCCTGCTGCGGACCCTCGGCGCCCGGGTGACCCTCGTAGCCCCGCCGACGCTGATGCCCAGCGGGGTCGGGGCGTGGGCCGCGGCCGAGGGTTTCGCCACGTCATACGACCTCGACGAGGTCCTGCCCGATGCCGACGCGGTAATGATGCTGCGGGTGCAGAAGGAGCGTATGTCGGGGGGATTCTTCCCCACGCCCCGCGAATACACGGTCGGCTACGGCCTGACCCGCGAGCGACTGGCCCGCCTTGCGCCACATGCGGTGATCTGCCACCCCGGCCCGATGAACCGCGGCCTCGAGATCACCGCCGACGCCGCAGACAGCGCCCAGTCGCTGATCCTTGACCAGGTGTCGGCGGGCGTGGCGGTGCGGATGAGCGTGCTTTACCACCTGCTCGGTGGCAGCGAATGA
- a CDS encoding dihydroorotase, translating into MTDNTNAKGASDAMAATYLIKGADLAGAGAGDLLVQDGVITRAGSITAKDAVVVDADGLVALPGLVDLHTHLREPGREDAETIATGSAAAAAGGFTAVLAMANTNPVTDTAEAAERILDLGRRCGLVDVQPVGAVTKSLGGEELAELGLMARSRARVRVFSDDGRCVHDARLMRRALEYIKAFGGVISQHSQDPRLADGNACCHEGELSGRLGLPGWPGVAEEVIVARDVMLARHTNSRVHVAHVSTAGSVEVLRWAKAQGIAVTAEVTPHHLLLTTERLATYDPTFKVNPPLRPQEDVIELRKALADGTIDAVATDHAPHARHDKQHAFAEAAFGMLGLEQALQVVATVMVHEGLMTWAQVAAAMSATPARIAGLAGHGRPLAVGEPANLTLVDPAAIVTVDAGRSHSLSRNNPWHGETLRGQVHATFLRGRPTLLDQEVQV; encoded by the coding sequence ATGACCGACAACACCAACGCGAAAGGCGCCTCCGACGCGATGGCAGCGACATACCTGATCAAGGGCGCGGACCTGGCCGGAGCAGGGGCAGGCGACCTGCTGGTGCAGGACGGCGTCATCACCCGAGCCGGTTCGATCACGGCCAAGGACGCCGTTGTCGTCGACGCCGACGGACTCGTCGCTCTTCCCGGCCTCGTCGACCTGCACACTCACCTTCGCGAGCCTGGGCGAGAGGACGCCGAGACGATCGCGACCGGTTCCGCGGCTGCCGCGGCCGGTGGCTTCACAGCGGTGCTGGCGATGGCCAACACCAATCCGGTGACCGACACCGCCGAGGCCGCCGAGCGGATTCTCGACCTCGGTCGGCGATGCGGACTCGTCGACGTGCAACCGGTCGGCGCTGTCACCAAATCGCTTGGGGGAGAAGAGCTTGCCGAGCTAGGCCTGATGGCGCGCTCGCGCGCCAGGGTGCGCGTGTTCTCCGACGACGGCCGTTGCGTGCACGATGCGCGCCTCATGCGCCGGGCCCTGGAATACATCAAGGCCTTCGGTGGCGTGATCTCTCAGCACTCCCAGGACCCGCGACTGGCCGACGGCAACGCCTGCTGCCACGAGGGCGAGTTGTCCGGCCGGCTCGGTCTACCCGGCTGGCCCGGTGTTGCCGAAGAAGTCATCGTCGCGCGCGACGTGATGCTCGCGCGGCACACCAACTCAAGGGTTCACGTCGCGCACGTGTCGACCGCGGGCTCGGTCGAGGTGCTGCGCTGGGCGAAGGCGCAGGGCATCGCGGTCACAGCCGAGGTGACCCCGCACCACCTGCTGCTGACGACGGAGCGCCTCGCGACATACGACCCGACCTTCAAGGTCAACCCGCCGCTTCGTCCACAGGAGGACGTCATCGAGCTGCGAAAGGCGTTGGCAGACGGCACTATTGACGCAGTCGCCACCGACCATGCACCGCATGCGCGACATGACAAGCAGCACGCTTTCGCCGAGGCGGCCTTCGGCATGCTCGGACTCGAACAAGCCCTGCAGGTCGTCGCCACCGTGATGGTGCACGAGGGTCTCATGACCTGGGCTCAGGTCGCCGCGGCGATGTCCGCGACACCTGCACGCATCGCCGGGCTCGCCGGGCACGGCCGCCCGCTCGCGGTCGGTGAGCCCGCGAATCTCACGCTCGTGGATCCAGCCGCCATCGTCACGGTGGATGCCGGGCGGTCGCATTCCCTCTCCCGCAACAACCCATGGCACGGCGAGACGCTGCGCGGACAGGTGCACGCCACCTTCCTGCGCGGCCGACCGACATTGCTCGACCAGGAGGTTCAGGTATGA
- the carA gene encoding glutamine-hydrolyzing carbamoyl-phosphate synthase small subunit — protein sequence MTSALDPLTGRASATLVLEDGTTFDGLAYGAVGETYGEAVFSTGMTGYQETLTDPSYHRQVVVMTAPHVGNTGVNDGDSESRRIWVSGYVVRDPALRPSNWRSVRTLEDDLQEQGIVGICGIDTRALTRHLRERGAMRVGIFSGDELVTGDLVQRVQDQPVMAGAELASQVSTPEVYVVPAVGERRFTVAAIDLGIKAATPHSLALRGVEVHVLPATATLADIRATGADGVFFSNGPGDPSTASQVRLLREVLDVRIPFFGICFGNQLLGRALGFGTYKLKYGHRGINQPVLDRRTGKVEITAHNHGFAVDAPLEGEVQAPADAAYGRVRVSHIGLNDNVVEGLECLDIPAYSVQYHPEAAAGPHDAAYLFDRFVELMEANR from the coding sequence ATGACGTCTGCACTCGATCCGCTGACCGGGCGCGCGTCCGCGACGCTGGTGCTGGAGGACGGAACCACGTTCGACGGATTGGCCTACGGCGCCGTCGGCGAGACATATGGCGAGGCCGTCTTCTCCACCGGCATGACCGGATACCAGGAGACCTTGACCGACCCGAGTTACCACCGTCAGGTGGTCGTGATGACCGCGCCGCACGTCGGCAACACCGGTGTCAATGATGGGGATTCGGAGTCGCGGCGCATCTGGGTGAGCGGCTACGTCGTCCGTGATCCTGCCCTCCGGCCGTCGAACTGGCGCTCGGTGCGCACCCTTGAGGACGACCTGCAGGAGCAGGGCATCGTCGGGATCTGCGGCATCGACACCCGCGCGCTGACCCGTCACCTGCGCGAGCGAGGTGCGATGCGCGTCGGGATCTTCTCCGGCGACGAGCTCGTGACCGGTGACCTGGTGCAGCGGGTGCAGGACCAGCCGGTGATGGCAGGTGCCGAGCTCGCCTCGCAGGTCTCGACGCCCGAGGTGTATGTCGTGCCCGCTGTCGGGGAGCGCCGATTCACCGTGGCCGCAATCGATCTCGGCATCAAGGCCGCCACTCCGCACAGCCTCGCGTTGCGCGGTGTCGAGGTGCACGTGCTGCCCGCGACAGCCACTCTGGCGGACATCCGCGCAACCGGTGCCGACGGTGTGTTCTTCTCCAACGGCCCTGGCGACCCCTCGACAGCCAGCCAGGTCAGGCTGCTGCGCGAGGTGCTCGACGTGCGAATCCCGTTCTTCGGCATCTGTTTCGGCAACCAGTTGCTCGGCCGGGCGCTGGGTTTCGGCACCTACAAGCTGAAGTACGGCCATCGAGGCATCAACCAGCCGGTGCTCGACCGCCGCACCGGCAAGGTCGAGATCACGGCACACAACCACGGGTTCGCCGTCGACGCCCCACTGGAGGGTGAGGTGCAGGCGCCGGCGGATGCGGCATACGGGCGCGTGCGCGTGTCCCACATCGGACTCAACGACAACGTCGTCGAGGGCCTGGAATGCCTTGACATCCCTGCATATTCGGTGCAGTACCACCCGGAGGCAGCGGCCGGCCCGCACGACGCCGCCTACCTTTTCGACCGCTTCGTTGAGCTGATGGAGGCCAACCGCTGA
- the carB gene encoding carbamoyl-phosphate synthase large subunit: protein MPKNTDLKSVLVIGSGPIVIGQACEFDYSGTQACRVLREEGLRVILVNSNPATIMTDPEFADATYVEPITPDVVEAIIARERPDAVLATLGGQTALNTAIALHDAGVLEKYNCPLIGANVEAIQLGEDRERFKGVVARCGAESAKSLICHTMDECLAAATELGYPLVVRPSFTMGGLGSGFAYDEKDLRRIAGAGLQASPTTEVLLEESILGWKEYELEVMRDHADNVVVVCSIENLDPMGVHTGDSITVAPALTLTDREYQRLRDIGIAIIREVGVDTGGCNIQFAVNPADGRIIVIEMNPRVSRSSALASKATGFPIAKIAAKMAIGYTLDEVPNDITRETPASFEPTLDYVVVKVPRFAFEKFPAADPTLTTTMKSVGEAMSIGRNFTEALQKALRSMERSGAAFHWNPDNNPSKEMGRALLDQARTPTDGRILLVQQALRSGLSVEEVHEATKIDPWFLDQIELINTVARLLKDAEQLTPDLLRTAKRHGFSDAQIGEITGMPEAVVRGVRHALGVRPVYKTVDTCAAEFAAKTPYYYSSYDEQTEIEPRERPAVLILGSGPNRIGQGVEFDYSCVHASFALRDKGFDTVMVNCNPETVSTDYDTSSRLYFEPLTLEDVLEVVHAERSAGPIAGVIVQLGGQTPLGLARALKDEGVPIVGTSPEAIDLAEDRGAFGRVLAEAELPAPRHGTAYSSDEAVAVAAEIGYPVLVRPSYVLGGRGMEIVYDDATLTAYVDRATQVSNEHPVLVDRFLDDAIEIDVDALYDGTEMYLGGIMEHIEEAGIHSGDSACTLPPVTLGAEEIERVRESTLKLAEGVGVRGLINVQFALAHDVLYVLEANPRASRTVPFVAKATGVPLAKAAARVMLGSSIAQLRDEGLLPRHVDGGSMPTDAAIAVKEAVLPFKRFLTREGQVVDSLLGPEMRSTGEVMGIDADFGAAFAKSQLGSVTGLPREGTIFVSVANRDKRAMIFPMKRLADLGFSILATAGTADVLRRNGIRAEVVRKHSAGRGDAGEPTVVDRILAGDVAMVVNTPSGSGARADGYAIRAATTSMDRPIITTVQQLAAAVQGIEAQLSGPVNVKPLQEHARELDLFGRVREVGGES from the coding sequence ATGCCGAAGAACACCGACCTCAAGAGCGTCCTCGTCATCGGTTCCGGCCCGATCGTCATCGGCCAGGCCTGCGAGTTCGACTACTCGGGCACACAGGCGTGCCGGGTGCTGCGCGAAGAGGGTCTGCGGGTGATTCTGGTGAACTCCAACCCCGCGACGATCATGACCGACCCGGAGTTCGCGGACGCGACGTATGTCGAGCCGATCACGCCGGACGTGGTCGAGGCGATCATCGCCAGGGAGCGCCCGGATGCGGTGCTTGCGACGCTCGGTGGTCAGACAGCTCTCAACACGGCGATCGCGTTGCACGATGCCGGCGTGCTCGAGAAGTACAACTGCCCACTCATCGGAGCAAACGTCGAGGCAATCCAGTTGGGCGAGGACCGCGAGCGGTTCAAGGGTGTGGTCGCCCGCTGCGGTGCCGAGTCGGCGAAGTCGCTGATCTGCCACACGATGGACGAATGTCTCGCAGCAGCAACCGAACTGGGCTACCCGTTGGTGGTGCGCCCGTCGTTCACCATGGGTGGCCTCGGCTCCGGCTTCGCCTATGACGAGAAGGATCTGCGCCGCATTGCCGGTGCCGGTCTGCAGGCCAGCCCGACCACCGAGGTGCTCCTGGAGGAGTCCATTCTCGGCTGGAAGGAGTACGAACTCGAGGTGATGCGTGACCATGCCGACAACGTCGTGGTCGTGTGCTCCATCGAGAACCTCGACCCCATGGGTGTGCACACCGGTGACTCGATCACCGTCGCGCCGGCACTGACGCTGACCGATCGTGAGTATCAACGGCTGCGTGACATCGGCATCGCCATCATCCGTGAGGTCGGCGTCGACACCGGCGGCTGCAACATCCAGTTCGCGGTGAATCCCGCCGACGGTCGCATCATCGTCATCGAGATGAATCCTCGTGTCTCCCGGTCGAGCGCTCTCGCCTCGAAGGCCACCGGCTTCCCGATCGCCAAGATCGCGGCGAAGATGGCGATCGGTTACACCCTGGACGAAGTGCCCAACGACATCACCCGCGAGACGCCGGCCAGTTTCGAGCCGACCCTGGACTACGTCGTGGTCAAGGTGCCGCGGTTCGCATTCGAGAAGTTCCCCGCGGCCGACCCGACCCTCACCACGACGATGAAGTCCGTCGGCGAGGCGATGTCGATCGGCCGCAACTTCACCGAGGCCCTGCAGAAGGCGCTGCGGTCGATGGAGCGTTCGGGTGCGGCCTTCCACTGGAACCCCGACAACAACCCCTCCAAGGAGATGGGTCGGGCCCTGCTGGACCAGGCCAGGACCCCGACCGACGGCCGGATCCTGTTGGTGCAGCAGGCACTTCGCTCCGGCCTCAGCGTCGAAGAGGTCCACGAGGCCACCAAGATCGACCCGTGGTTCCTCGACCAGATCGAGCTGATCAACACAGTCGCGCGGCTGCTGAAGGATGCCGAACAGCTGACGCCTGACCTGTTGCGCACCGCCAAACGGCACGGCTTCTCCGACGCCCAGATCGGCGAGATCACCGGTATGCCGGAGGCGGTCGTGCGCGGTGTGCGTCACGCCCTCGGTGTGCGGCCGGTCTACAAGACCGTCGACACCTGCGCGGCCGAGTTCGCCGCGAAGACGCCGTACTACTACTCCAGCTATGACGAGCAGACCGAGATCGAGCCGCGCGAGCGCCCGGCAGTGTTGATCCTGGGCTCCGGGCCCAACCGCATCGGCCAGGGCGTCGAGTTCGACTACTCCTGCGTCCACGCGTCGTTCGCGTTGCGCGACAAGGGTTTCGACACGGTGATGGTCAACTGCAACCCCGAGACGGTCTCCACCGACTACGACACCTCCAGCCGGCTGTACTTCGAGCCGCTCACCCTTGAAGACGTGCTCGAGGTCGTGCACGCCGAGCGGAGCGCCGGCCCGATCGCTGGTGTCATCGTGCAGCTCGGCGGACAGACCCCGCTGGGGCTGGCACGGGCGCTCAAGGACGAGGGTGTGCCGATCGTCGGCACGTCGCCGGAGGCGATCGACCTCGCCGAGGACCGTGGCGCCTTCGGGCGCGTGCTGGCCGAGGCAGAGCTGCCCGCGCCACGCCACGGCACGGCATACAGCTCGGACGAAGCTGTTGCTGTCGCCGCCGAGATCGGCTACCCGGTGCTGGTGCGCCCGTCATACGTGCTCGGTGGCCGCGGCATGGAGATCGTCTACGACGACGCGACGCTGACCGCCTATGTCGACCGGGCCACGCAGGTGTCGAACGAGCATCCGGTGCTGGTCGACCGGTTCCTCGACGACGCGATCGAGATCGATGTCGACGCGTTGTATGACGGCACCGAGATGTACCTCGGCGGGATCATGGAGCACATCGAGGAGGCCGGGATCCACTCCGGCGACTCGGCCTGCACCCTGCCACCGGTCACCCTTGGCGCTGAGGAGATCGAGCGCGTCCGCGAGTCCACGCTGAAGCTCGCCGAGGGCGTTGGTGTGCGCGGCCTGATCAATGTGCAGTTCGCTCTGGCCCACGACGTGCTCTATGTCCTTGAGGCCAACCCACGCGCCAGCCGGACAGTGCCCTTCGTCGCCAAGGCGACCGGTGTGCCGCTGGCCAAGGCTGCCGCGCGCGTCATGCTCGGTTCCTCGATCGCGCAGCTGCGTGACGAGGGCCTGCTGCCCCGGCACGTCGACGGGGGGTCGATGCCGACCGACGCCGCGATCGCGGTCAAGGAGGCCGTGTTGCCGTTCAAGCGCTTCCTGACCCGCGAGGGGCAGGTCGTCGACAGTCTGCTCGGCCCGGAGATGCGCTCGACCGGTGAGGTGATGGGTATCGACGCCGACTTCGGCGCTGCCTTCGCCAAGAGCCAGCTCGGGTCGGTGACCGGGTTGCCGCGCGAGGGCACGATCTTCGTGTCGGTGGCCAACCGTGACAAGCGCGCGATGATCTTCCCGATGAAGCGCCTGGCCGATCTCGGGTTCAGCATCCTGGCGACTGCCGGCACTGCAGATGTGTTGCGCCGCAACGGGATCCGCGCCGAAGTCGTCCGCAAGCACAGCGCGGGCCGGGGCGACGCCGGTGAACCGACCGTGGTCGACCGGATCCTCGCCGGTGACGTGGCGATGGTGGTCAACACCCCGTCCGGGTCGGGTGCCCGGGCCGACGGCTACGCGATCCGCGCCGCGACGACGAGCATGGATCGCCCGATCATCACGACGGTCCAGCAACTGGCCGCGGCGGTGCAGGGCATCGAGGCGCAACTGTCCGGACCGGTCAACGTCAAGCCACTGCAGGAGCACGCCCGCGAACTCGACCTGTTCGGCCGGGTCCGTGAGGTGGGTGGCGAGTCCTGA
- the pyrF gene encoding orotidine-5'-phosphate decarboxylase: MSPFGIRLGAAMSHQGPVCVGIDPHRALLEAWGLPDTVEGLRRFSLTALEAFAGHAAAVKPQSAFFERFGSAGVAVLEEVLAGLREAGTVSLLDVKRGDIGSTMGAYAEAYLSDGSPLRADAVTVSPYLGFGSLDPALELARSTGRGVFVLAMTSNPEGAGVQHATWHDTTVAGEVIARTTRANAAAVDAGVLGDVGLVVGATVGGDIAELGLADDLAASAAPLLAPGFGAQGATVADVTRGFGAAAGQVLLATSRAVLQQGPDIRSLRVALRQAQDEAAALRG, translated from the coding sequence ATGTCACCGTTCGGAATCCGGCTTGGTGCCGCGATGTCGCACCAAGGGCCCGTCTGCGTCGGCATCGACCCGCATCGCGCCCTGCTGGAGGCGTGGGGCCTGCCGGACACCGTCGAGGGGTTGCGCCGGTTCAGCCTGACCGCGCTCGAGGCGTTCGCGGGGCACGCTGCTGCGGTCAAGCCGCAATCGGCGTTCTTCGAACGTTTCGGGTCTGCCGGAGTCGCGGTGCTCGAAGAGGTGCTGGCCGGGCTGCGGGAGGCCGGCACCGTCAGCCTCCTCGACGTCAAGCGCGGTGACATCGGGTCGACCATGGGCGCGTATGCCGAGGCCTACCTCTCCGACGGCTCCCCGCTGAGGGCCGACGCAGTGACCGTCAGTCCCTATCTCGGCTTCGGTTCCCTGGACCCCGCGCTGGAGCTGGCCCGGAGTACCGGACGTGGTGTGTTCGTCCTGGCGATGACCTCGAACCCGGAGGGCGCTGGTGTGCAGCACGCGACCTGGCACGACACGACCGTCGCAGGCGAGGTGATTGCCCGGACGACCCGGGCAAATGCCGCGGCGGTCGATGCGGGTGTGCTCGGAGACGTCGGTCTGGTGGTCGGCGCGACCGTGGGCGGCGACATCGCGGAGCTGGGCCTCGCGGATGATCTCGCGGCATCCGCGGCTCCGTTGCTCGCGCCCGGTTTCGGGGCACAGGGTGCGACGGTGGCCGATGTCACGCGTGGTTTCGGTGCGGCAGCCGGACAGGTTCTCCTGGCCACGTCCCGCGCCGTCCTGCAGCAGGGCCCCGACATACGTTCGCTGCGGGTAGCCCTGCGACAGGCGCAGGACGAGGCCGCCGCGCTGCGCGGGTGA
- the mihF gene encoding integration host factor, actinobacterial type — protein sequence MALPQLTPEQRAEALAKAAAARRERAEVKNRLKYAQGSLRSVIDEGRDNDVVGKMKVSALLEAMPGIGRVRARQIMAEIGIAETRRVRGLGANQAAALLERFEQDKDA from the coding sequence GTGGCCCTACCGCAACTGACCCCCGAGCAACGGGCGGAGGCGCTGGCGAAGGCCGCTGCCGCCCGACGCGAGCGCGCTGAGGTCAAGAACCGCCTCAAGTACGCGCAGGGTTCGCTGCGATCGGTCATCGACGAGGGCCGCGACAACGACGTCGTGGGAAAGATGAAGGTGTCGGCCCTGCTCGAAGCGATGCCGGGTATCGGACGGGTCCGCGCCCGCCAGATCATGGCCGAGATCGGCATCGCCGAGACGCGGCGCGTGCGAGGTCTCGGCGCCAACCAGGCGGCTGCGCTGCTGGAGCGTTTCGAGCAGGACAAGGACGCGTGA
- the gmk gene encoding guanylate kinase has product MSEQQQDASGRCAPLVVLAGPTAVGKGTVSAYIREHYPEVWLSVSMTTRHPRPGEIDGKHYHFVTQPKFDELVRQGEFLEHAVVHGRASYGTPRGPVLAAAQEGRLPLLEIDLQGARQVRERMPDAYFVFLAPPSWDELVRRLVGRGTESEAERETRLATARRELAAKSEFDHTIVNDDVQRAAQELVHLMQQHVCVKR; this is encoded by the coding sequence GTGAGCGAGCAGCAGCAGGACGCATCCGGGCGCTGTGCACCTCTGGTCGTGCTGGCGGGTCCGACCGCCGTGGGCAAGGGCACGGTTTCGGCATACATCCGCGAGCACTACCCCGAGGTGTGGCTGTCGGTGTCGATGACCACCCGGCATCCACGGCCCGGCGAGATCGACGGAAAGCACTACCACTTCGTCACCCAGCCGAAGTTCGACGAACTCGTCCGCCAGGGGGAGTTCCTCGAGCACGCGGTGGTCCACGGGCGGGCGAGCTACGGCACACCGCGCGGACCGGTGCTCGCGGCAGCGCAGGAGGGCCGTCTGCCGCTGCTGGAGATCGATCTGCAGGGTGCCCGTCAGGTCCGCGAACGTATGCCGGATGCCTACTTCGTCTTCCTGGCGCCGCCCAGCTGGGACGAACTCGTGCGACGCCTGGTCGGCCGCGGCACCGAGAGCGAGGCCGAACGCGAGACCAGACTGGCCACCGCACGCCGCGAACTCGCGGCCAAGTCGGAGTTCGATCACACCATCGTCAACGACGACGTGCAGCGCGCTGCGCAGGAACTCGTACACTTGATGCAGCAACACGTGTGCGTCAAGCGCTGA
- the rpoZ gene encoding DNA-directed RNA polymerase subunit omega, with protein MSGTKAAPEGITNPPIDDLLQVADSKYALVIYGAKRARQINAYYSQLTEGLLEYVGPLVDSQVNDKPLSVALREINEGLLSIEKVEA; from the coding sequence GTGTCTGGCACCAAGGCTGCCCCCGAGGGCATCACCAACCCGCCGATCGACGACCTGCTGCAGGTCGCCGACTCCAAGTACGCGCTGGTCATCTACGGCGCCAAGCGGGCCCGGCAGATCAACGCCTACTACTCGCAGCTGACCGAAGGCCTGCTGGAGTATGTCGGTCCACTGGTCGACAGCCAGGTCAACGACAAGCCGCTGTCGGTGGCATTGCGCGAGATCAACGAGGGTCTGCTGTCCATCGAGAAGGTCGAGGCCTGA
- the coaBC gene encoding bifunctional phosphopantothenoylcysteine decarboxylase/phosphopantothenate--cysteine ligase CoaBC, translating to MRIVLGVSGGIAAYKACSLLRLFTEAGHDVTVVPTAAALEFVGAPTWAALSGKPVSTQVWTSVEQVPHVRLGQQADLVVVAPATADLLARAAHGLADDLLSNVLLTARCPVVLAPAMHTEMWQHPATTANVATLRARGVHVIDPASGRLTGADSGPGRLPEPEDIAAFCESVVAGGTAAEGALTGLHVVVSAGGTREPIDPVRYLGNRSSGKQGYALARVARDRGAQVTLISANVSLPAPSGVEVVAVETTRDLQQAVMAAAAGADVVVMAAAPADFRPASYADHKIKKSDSTPGLHLDLVENPDIVRGLVAGRGESRSPLIVSFAAETGDASASVMDHARAKFARKGSDLQVVNEVGPGLTFGQDDAVIRILRRDGGPDEPIGPADKVTLAAAVWDAIQHELTSI from the coding sequence ATGCGGATCGTTCTGGGCGTCAGCGGCGGCATCGCGGCATACAAGGCGTGCTCGCTGTTGCGCCTGTTCACCGAGGCGGGTCACGACGTCACCGTCGTACCCACGGCCGCGGCCCTGGAATTCGTCGGAGCCCCCACGTGGGCGGCACTGTCCGGCAAGCCGGTCTCGACGCAGGTGTGGACCTCCGTCGAGCAGGTGCCGCACGTGCGCCTGGGCCAGCAGGCCGATCTGGTGGTGGTCGCACCCGCGACCGCGGACCTGCTCGCGCGCGCCGCGCACGGTCTGGCCGACGATCTGCTCAGCAATGTGCTGCTGACGGCCCGCTGCCCAGTGGTGCTGGCGCCTGCGATGCACACCGAGATGTGGCAGCACCCGGCGACGACTGCCAACGTCGCGACCTTGCGCGCTCGCGGCGTGCACGTCATCGACCCCGCCTCGGGCCGGCTCACCGGAGCCGACAGCGGCCCCGGGCGGCTGCCTGAGCCCGAGGACATCGCTGCCTTCTGTGAGAGCGTCGTCGCAGGCGGAACTGCGGCCGAAGGAGCGCTCACCGGATTGCACGTGGTGGTGTCCGCAGGCGGCACCCGTGAGCCGATCGATCCGGTGCGCTATCTGGGCAACCGGTCCAGCGGCAAGCAGGGTTACGCCCTGGCCCGTGTCGCGCGGGATCGTGGCGCTCAGGTCACCTTGATCAGTGCCAACGTCTCGCTGCCCGCACCGTCCGGCGTCGAGGTCGTCGCTGTCGAGACCACCCGTGATCTGCAACAGGCGGTGATGGCCGCCGCGGCCGGTGCCGATGTCGTCGTCATGGCCGCAGCCCCCGCCGACTTCCGGCCGGCCAGCTATGCCGATCACAAGATCAAGAAGTCCGACAGCACACCGGGTCTGCACCTCGACCTGGTCGAGAACCCCGACATCGTCAGGGGTCTGGTCGCCGGGCGCGGCGAAAGTCGATCCCCCCTGATCGTGAGTTTCGCCGCCGAGACCGGCGACGCGAGCGCCAGCGTGATGGATCACGCGCGCGCGAAGTTCGCCCGCAAGGGCAGTGATCTGCAGGTCGTCAACGAGGTCGGGCCGGGCCTGACGTTTGGTCAGGACGACGCCGTCATCCGCATCCTGCGTCGTGACGGAGGCCCCGACGAACCCATCGGGCCTGCGGACAAGGTGACCTTGGCCGCGGCGGTGTGGGACGCCATACAGCACGAACTCACGTCCATCTAG